Proteins from a genomic interval of Caldanaerovirga acetigignens:
- the rplQ gene encoding 50S ribosomal protein L17, producing the protein MRKLGRDSAHRKMMLRNMVTSLFEHGRIITTEARAKEVRRLAEKMITLAKRNDLAARRMVLAEVLDETTVKNLFEKIAPKYSERNGGYTRILKIGPRRGDSSPMVVIELI; encoded by the coding sequence ATGAGAAAATTGGGGAGAGACAGCGCACACAGAAAGATGATGCTAAGGAATATGGTAACTTCGCTTTTTGAGCACGGGAGGATTATAACTACGGAAGCTCGTGCTAAAGAAGTCCGCCGCCTTGCAGAAAAGATGATAACCCTTGCAAAGAGGAACGATTTGGCAGCCCGGCGCATGGTACTGGCGGAAGTGCTGGATGAAACTACGGTAAAAAATCTTTTTGAAAAAATTGCTCCCAAATACAGCGAGAGAAACGGCGGCTATACAAGAATTTTGAAAATTGGCCCGAGGCGCGGCGATTCTTCTCCGATGGTAGTCATCGAGCTCATATAA
- a CDS encoding DNA-directed RNA polymerase subunit alpha — MNEIEKPRIELVELSEDNTYGKIVIEPLERGYGTTLGNSLRRVLLSSLPGAAVTSVKIEGVQHEFSTIPGVLEDTVEIIMNIKGIAVKMYSDEPKIIRIEAQGEGEVKAKDIICDADVEIVNKDHHIATLEKDGRLFAELTLEKGKGYVTAEKNKKPGQPIGVIPIDSIFTPVIKANYTVEHTRVGQVTDYDKLTLEVWTNGTIKPDEAVSSAAKILVDYFSLFTTLNTEVKKAEPPVEKEKDEKEKLLEMPIEELDLSVRSYNCLKRAGINTIGELIQKTPEEIMKVRNLGKKSLEEIEEKLAAYNLSFKKSEEA, encoded by the coding sequence ATGAATGAAATTGAAAAGCCAAGGATAGAGCTGGTGGAGTTAAGCGAGGACAATACCTACGGGAAGATCGTTATCGAACCGCTTGAAAGAGGATATGGAACGACCCTTGGCAACTCTCTTAGAAGGGTTCTTTTGTCCTCACTGCCGGGGGCTGCGGTGACTTCTGTTAAAATAGAAGGGGTGCAGCACGAATTTTCAACAATTCCCGGAGTTCTCGAGGACACTGTAGAGATAATAATGAATATAAAAGGCATAGCGGTAAAAATGTACAGCGACGAACCCAAAATCATAAGAATTGAAGCCCAGGGAGAAGGCGAGGTCAAGGCTAAAGATATAATCTGCGATGCCGATGTGGAAATAGTAAACAAGGACCACCATATAGCTACATTGGAAAAGGACGGAAGGCTATTTGCGGAATTAACTCTGGAAAAAGGCAAAGGTTACGTCACTGCAGAGAAAAACAAAAAGCCGGGGCAGCCCATAGGAGTAATACCGATAGATTCAATTTTTACTCCCGTAATCAAGGCTAATTACACGGTAGAGCACACCAGGGTGGGCCAGGTAACTGATTATGATAAGCTCACCCTGGAGGTGTGGACGAACGGCACCATAAAGCCCGATGAGGCCGTAAGTTCTGCAGCAAAGATTCTCGTAGATTATTTCAGCTTGTTTACTACTCTAAACACCGAGGTGAAAAAAGCCGAACCGCCGGTTGAAAAGGAAAAAGACGAAAAAGAAAAGCTCTTGGAGATGCCGATTGAAGAGCTTGACCTATCCGTCAGGTCGTATAATTGCCTCAAGAGGGCTGGCATAAACACTATAGGAGAGCTGATTCAAAAGACGCCTGAAGAGATAATGAAGGTGAGAAACCTGGGCAAGAAGTCTCTAGAAGAAATTGAGGAGAAATTGGCGGCGTATAACCTCTCGTTCAAAAAATCAGAAGAAGCTTAA
- the rpsD gene encoding 30S ribosomal protein S4, with amino-acid sequence MARHTGPVCRLCRREGIKLYLKGERCYTPKCAIDRRGYAPGQHGQMKRKLTEYGVQLREKQKAKRIYGVLEQQFKIYFEEASRKKGVTGENLLRLLECRLDNVVYRLGFAKSRAQARQIVRHGHIEVNGKKVNIPSYQVRPGDVIAVREKSRSLELFKEMAELGRGKVMPEWLSVNYDTLSGEVLRYPNREDIDVPIQEHLIVELYSK; translated from the coding sequence ATGGCAAGACATACAGGTCCAGTTTGCCGCTTGTGCCGCCGTGAAGGAATAAAACTATACCTTAAAGGCGAAAGATGCTATACCCCGAAATGTGCTATTGACCGCAGGGGATACGCGCCAGGTCAACACGGACAGATGAAAAGGAAACTCACCGAATATGGTGTGCAGCTTAGAGAAAAACAAAAGGCCAAGAGGATTTATGGAGTACTAGAGCAGCAGTTCAAGATATATTTTGAAGAAGCTTCAAGGAAGAAAGGTGTAACCGGAGAAAACCTGCTTAGACTTTTGGAATGCCGTCTGGACAACGTGGTTTACCGACTCGGGTTTGCCAAATCTCGTGCCCAGGCGAGGCAAATAGTAAGGCACGGACACATAGAGGTAAACGGCAAAAAAGTGAACATTCCATCATATCAAGTAAGGCCTGGAGATGTAATTGCCGTAAGAGAAAAGAGCAGGTCTTTAGAGCTGTTCAAAGAGATGGCAGAATTAGGCAGGGGCAAGGTTATGCCAGAATGGTTGTCGGTAAATTACGATACCCTTAGCGGCGAAGTATTGAGGTACCCGAATCGCGAAGACATCGACGTGCCCATCCAGGAACACCTCATCGTTGAGCTATACTCCAAGTAA
- the rpsK gene encoding 30S ribosomal protein S11 gives MTSRKRREKRRVEKGKAHIHSTFNNTIVTITDEAGNPITWASAGTVGFKGSRKGTPFAAQLAAESAAKKAMDYGLKTVEVLVKGPGPGREAAIRSLQAAGLEISVIKDVTPIPHNGCRPPKRRRV, from the coding sequence ATGACTTCGAGAAAGCGCAGAGAAAAAAGGCGTGTAGAAAAGGGCAAAGCCCACATCCATTCGACTTTCAATAATACGATAGTCACCATAACCGATGAGGCGGGAAATCCAATTACTTGGGCCAGCGCGGGAACGGTAGGTTTTAAAGGTTCAAGGAAGGGCACTCCTTTTGCAGCCCAACTGGCAGCGGAATCGGCTGCTAAAAAAGCCATGGACTACGGCCTTAAGACGGTCGAGGTCCTTGTGAAAGGGCCAGGACCTGGGCGAGAAGCAGCCATACGTTCGCTTCAGGCAGCCGGACTGGAGATAAGCGTGATAAAAGATGTAACGCCGATACCCCACAACGGGTGCAGGCCGCCGAAACGCCGTCGAGTTTAA
- the rpsM gene encoding 30S ribosomal protein S13: protein MARIAGVDLPKDKRVEIALTYIYGIGRSLSNKILKEAGVNPDTRVKDLTEKEISNLRDIIEKNYKVEGDLRREVAMNIKRLIEIGCYRGIRHRKGLPVRGQRTRTNARTRKGPRKTVGAKRSK, encoded by the coding sequence ATGGCTAGGATAGCGGGAGTCGACCTGCCGAAAGACAAAAGGGTTGAAATAGCCCTGACGTATATTTACGGTATAGGCAGGAGCCTTTCGAACAAAATATTGAAAGAAGCGGGAGTCAATCCTGATACGAGAGTAAAGGACCTGACGGAGAAAGAGATATCCAATCTCAGGGATATAATTGAAAAGAATTACAAGGTCGAAGGAGATCTTCGCCGTGAAGTAGCGATGAACATCAAAAGATTGATAGAAATCGGATGTTACAGAGGAATACGCCACAGAAAGGGACTTCCCGTTCGCGGACAGAGGACCCGCACTAATGCAAGGACCAGGAAAGGTCCTAGAAAGACCGTCGGAGCAAAGCGCAGCAAATAA
- the rpmJ gene encoding 50S ribosomal protein L36, protein MKVRPSVKKICEKCKIIKRKGRIMVICENPKHKQRQG, encoded by the coding sequence TTGAAAGTACGGCCTTCTGTAAAGAAAATATGCGAAAAGTGCAAGATAATAAAGCGCAAGGGAAGAATTATGGTAATTTGCGAAAATCCAAAGCATAAGCAAAGACAAGGCTAA
- the infA gene encoding translation initiation factor IF-1, whose product MSKEDVIEVEGTVVEPLPNGMFRVELKNGHKVLAHVSGKIRMNYIRILPGDKVTVELSPYDLTRGRIVYRYK is encoded by the coding sequence ATGTCCAAAGAGGATGTAATCGAAGTAGAAGGCACGGTTGTGGAGCCTCTTCCTAATGGAATGTTTCGAGTTGAATTGAAGAATGGTCATAAAGTTTTGGCTCACGTATCCGGCAAAATAAGGATGAACTATATTAGGATACTACCGGGCGACAAAGTTACTGTAGAGCTATCTCCCTACGATTTAACTCGAGGCAGAATAGTATACCGCTACAAATAA
- a CDS encoding KOW domain-containing RNA-binding protein, giving the protein MKEVEPGQVVMSCAGRDKGRFMLVVGIIDSEYVYVADGKLRRIERPKKKKLKHLKIMNRKSGFIYEKIINGRKVYNEEIRRALEELVEKPDDNRP; this is encoded by the coding sequence ATGAAAGAAGTGGAACCGGGCCAGGTAGTCATGTCTTGTGCTGGGCGCGACAAAGGGCGATTCATGCTGGTGGTAGGGATAATCGACTCTGAATATGTGTACGTTGCGGATGGCAAACTGAGGAGAATAGAAAGACCGAAAAAAAAGAAATTAAAGCACCTTAAGATCATGAACCGGAAATCAGGTTTTATTTACGAGAAGATTATTAACGGACGCAAAGTTTACAACGAAGAAATAAGAAGAGCCCTCGAAGAGTTAGTTGAAAAACCCGATGATAACAGGCCTTAA
- the map gene encoding type I methionyl aminopeptidase: MIVIKSKREIEIMKRAGKVVALVLEELKKHIKPGVTTGELDRIAEEIILKNGAHPAFKGYRGFPATICASVNEEVVHGIPGLRILQDGDIISIDVGAIVEGYFSDAARTYPVGNVSEEAKKLIDVTERSFFEGLVYAKVGYRLSDISHAIQTFVESQNFSVVREWGGHGIGRKMHEDPHVPNYGPPSKGPRLKPGMTLAIEPMVNAGNFEVYTREDNWTVVTKDGSLSAHYENTIAITDGEPEILTIL; the protein is encoded by the coding sequence ATGATAGTAATAAAGTCGAAAAGGGAAATTGAGATAATGAAAAGGGCCGGCAAAGTGGTGGCGTTGGTGCTTGAGGAACTGAAAAAGCATATAAAACCCGGCGTTACCACCGGGGAACTTGACAGGATTGCGGAAGAGATTATACTAAAAAACGGTGCTCACCCCGCGTTCAAAGGATACAGGGGTTTTCCAGCCACGATTTGTGCATCAGTTAATGAAGAGGTAGTACATGGAATTCCTGGATTAAGAATCCTCCAAGACGGTGATATTATAAGTATAGATGTAGGAGCGATAGTGGAAGGCTATTTTTCCGATGCAGCCAGAACCTACCCAGTGGGAAACGTCTCGGAGGAAGCCAAAAAACTCATTGATGTTACCGAACGAAGCTTTTTTGAAGGTTTGGTTTATGCCAAAGTTGGATACAGGCTTTCCGACATTTCTCACGCAATACAGACCTTCGTAGAAAGTCAAAATTTTTCCGTTGTGCGGGAATGGGGAGGCCACGGCATTGGCCGCAAAATGCATGAAGACCCGCATGTGCCAAATTACGGCCCGCCAAGCAAAGGGCCCAGGCTAAAGCCGGGCATGACTCTGGCTATTGAGCCTATGGTAAACGCCGGGAATTTCGAGGTCTATACGCGAGAAGACAACTGGACGGTTGTCACAAAAGATGGGAGTCTTTCGGCACATTACGAAAACACCATCGCTATTACCGATGGTGAGCCTGAAATTTTGACCATTCTATAG
- a CDS encoding adenylate kinase — translation MRIILMGPPGAGKGTQAKKLCETFGIPQISTGDMLRAAVNQGTELGRKAKEYMDQGLLVPDEVITGIVKERLRENDAEKGFILDGFPRTIPQAESLEKILEEMEVKLDAVINIVVPREELIERFTGRRVCEVCGSTYHVKYNPPRQQGICDKCGGRLIERADDDVKTVEKRIDVYERETKPLIDYYKNKNLLANIDGNRPIEEVFEEIKGLLKGEG, via the coding sequence ATGCGCATAATTCTAATGGGACCTCCCGGAGCTGGAAAAGGGACTCAAGCAAAAAAACTTTGCGAGACGTTTGGCATTCCTCAGATCTCGACGGGCGATATGCTGAGAGCTGCGGTAAATCAGGGGACAGAACTTGGGAGAAAGGCAAAAGAATACATGGATCAAGGGCTTCTAGTTCCCGATGAAGTGATTACGGGGATAGTGAAAGAACGCCTGCGGGAGAATGACGCCGAAAAGGGGTTCATACTTGATGGCTTCCCCAGGACCATACCTCAAGCTGAGAGTCTGGAAAAAATCCTCGAAGAAATGGAAGTAAAATTGGACGCCGTAATAAACATCGTTGTTCCGCGGGAGGAGCTTATTGAGAGGTTTACTGGGCGCCGGGTATGTGAGGTATGCGGCTCCACATATCACGTCAAGTACAACCCACCGAGGCAGCAAGGAATTTGCGACAAGTGCGGCGGGAGGCTAATCGAGAGGGCAGACGATGATGTAAAAACGGTTGAGAAGAGAATTGACGTATATGAAAGAGAGACGAAACCCCTAATAGATTATTACAAGAACAAAAATCTGCTGGCGAACATCGATGGAAACAGGCCAATTGAAGAAGTTTTCGAAGAGATAAAAGGTCTCCTAAAAGGAGAAGGCTGA
- the secY gene encoding preprotein translocase subunit SecY yields MLEALRNAWKIPDLRRRIKFTLLMLVVFRIGAFVPVPGMNPEAVRQLIERGALLGFFDIIAGGAFKQFSVFAMSITPYINASIIVQLLTIVIPKWEELAKEGAEGRKVLARYTRYGTVVLGLIQATGLAIGFRSALMYPGFFGSLLVVISLTAGTAFLMWVGEQINDKGIGNGISLLIFAGIVSRLPSGIYQVYQYVRVGTTNILMVLLFAIFALAVIVGVIAVQQAERRIPVQYAKRVVGRRIYGGQTTHIPMKLNAAGVIPVIFAMSILLFPSTVAGFFPNSKVALSIANFIKPGGWLYASFYALLIIFFTYFYTAVTFNPIDVAENIKKYGGFIPGIRPGRPTAEYLNRIMTRITLIGAVFLAVIAVLPYLITGVTNLNIYFGGTALLIVIGVALETMKLIEAQMLMRHYQGFLK; encoded by the coding sequence ATGCTGGAAGCCCTGAGAAACGCCTGGAAAATCCCGGATTTGAGACGGCGCATTAAGTTCACGCTTTTAATGCTCGTGGTATTTAGAATAGGGGCTTTCGTGCCGGTGCCAGGCATGAACCCCGAAGCTGTAAGGCAGCTAATCGAAAGGGGTGCGCTTCTTGGCTTTTTTGACATTATAGCAGGAGGCGCTTTCAAACAGTTTTCTGTTTTTGCTATGAGCATAACGCCGTACATCAATGCATCCATAATAGTTCAGCTTCTCACCATAGTTATTCCGAAGTGGGAGGAGTTGGCAAAGGAGGGTGCGGAAGGGCGAAAAGTTCTAGCTCGCTACACCCGGTACGGCACGGTAGTCCTCGGGCTTATTCAGGCAACGGGCCTTGCCATAGGGTTTAGGAGCGCCTTGATGTATCCGGGATTTTTCGGCAGCCTCCTCGTGGTTATTAGCTTGACTGCCGGCACGGCGTTTTTGATGTGGGTCGGTGAACAAATTAACGACAAAGGCATCGGCAACGGGATTTCTCTTTTGATTTTTGCGGGGATTGTATCAAGACTGCCCAGTGGAATATATCAGGTCTATCAATACGTCAGAGTAGGTACCACAAACATCTTAATGGTGCTTTTATTTGCAATCTTTGCTCTGGCCGTGATAGTAGGGGTCATAGCTGTTCAGCAGGCTGAACGCCGAATTCCGGTTCAATACGCCAAGAGAGTTGTAGGAAGAAGGATATACGGTGGCCAAACTACCCACATACCGATGAAATTAAACGCTGCTGGTGTCATTCCGGTTATTTTTGCAATGTCTATACTCCTTTTCCCCAGCACTGTTGCGGGATTTTTCCCTAACAGCAAAGTAGCCCTGAGCATCGCCAATTTTATAAAACCTGGTGGATGGCTTTATGCAAGCTTTTATGCCCTTCTCATAATATTTTTCACATACTTTTATACTGCTGTGACTTTTAATCCAATAGATGTAGCCGAAAATATAAAGAAATACGGAGGCTTTATCCCTGGGATTAGGCCTGGCAGACCTACTGCTGAGTACCTAAATAGAATAATGACAAGAATAACCCTAATAGGTGCAGTTTTCCTTGCGGTTATAGCCGTTTTGCCTTATTTGATCACCGGTGTGACCAACCTCAACATATACTTTGGAGGAACAGCGCTTTTGATAGTAATAGGTGTAGCTTTGGAGACAATGAAACTTATTGAAGCCCAGATGCTAATGAGGCATTATCAGGGCTTCTTGAAGTAG
- the rplO gene encoding 50S ribosomal protein L15 has product MRLHDLKPAKGSRKRPKRVGRGIGSGHGKTSTRGHKGQNARSGGGVRPGFEGGQMPLIRRIPKRGFTNKFKKEYAIVNVKDLNVFEENTKVTPELLKEKGLIKQIKDGVKILGDGELNVKLEVVAHAFSSSAKEKIEAAGGKAEVI; this is encoded by the coding sequence ATGAGACTTCATGACCTAAAGCCTGCAAAAGGCTCCAGAAAAAGACCCAAAAGAGTTGGACGTGGCATAGGGTCTGGGCACGGAAAGACTTCTACCCGCGGCCACAAAGGCCAGAACGCTAGGAGCGGGGGTGGGGTACGACCGGGATTTGAAGGAGGACAGATGCCCCTAATACGCAGGATACCCAAAAGAGGATTTACGAATAAATTCAAAAAAGAATACGCCATAGTGAATGTGAAAGACTTGAATGTTTTTGAAGAAAACACAAAGGTCACGCCTGAACTTTTAAAAGAAAAGGGACTGATAAAACAGATTAAAGACGGAGTAAAAATACTCGGAGATGGCGAACTAAACGTTAAGCTGGAAGTCGTAGCTCATGCATTTTCCAGCTCCGCCAAGGAAAAGATTGAGGCTGCCGGCGGGAAAGCCGAGGTGATATAA
- the rpsE gene encoding 30S ribosomal protein S5, which yields MQREKDMEHEFSEKVVSINRVSKVTKGGKNFRFSVLVVVGNRNVKVGVGTGKAQEIPDAIRKAIEDAKKNLIEVPVINGTIPHEAIGESGAGKVLVKPAVEGTGVIAGGPVRAVLELAGLRNVVSKSLGSNNAKNMVDATIDALKQLKRAEQVAKLRGKTVQELLG from the coding sequence ATGCAAAGGGAAAAAGACATGGAACATGAATTTTCAGAAAAGGTAGTTTCGATAAACAGGGTATCCAAGGTAACTAAAGGCGGAAAAAACTTCAGGTTCTCGGTGCTAGTCGTGGTCGGCAATAGAAATGTAAAAGTAGGGGTTGGAACTGGCAAGGCCCAGGAAATACCTGATGCCATAAGAAAAGCCATCGAAGATGCCAAAAAGAATCTCATCGAAGTGCCGGTTATAAATGGCACAATACCCCATGAGGCTATTGGCGAATCCGGTGCGGGAAAAGTTTTAGTAAAGCCTGCTGTAGAAGGTACGGGTGTAATAGCAGGAGGGCCTGTCAGGGCGGTGCTGGAACTTGCAGGACTTAGAAATGTGGTCAGCAAATCGCTAGGTTCGAATAACGCTAAAAACATGGTGGATGCTACTATTGACGCCTTAAAGCAATTAAAGAGGGCAGAACAGGTGGCGAAATTAAGGGGCAAAACCGTTCAAGAACTGTTAGGGTAA
- the rplR gene encoding 50S ribosomal protein L18, whose protein sequence is MIKKESRNEARKRRHKRIRKKVFGTAERPRLNVFRSLKHIYAQIINDEEGRTLVAASTLDPAIRDSVNGCNIEAAEKVGELIAKRALEKGITKVTFDRGGYLYHGRVKALAEAARRAGLEF, encoded by the coding sequence ATGATTAAAAAGGAGTCCAGGAATGAAGCCCGGAAGAGACGGCATAAAAGAATCCGTAAAAAAGTATTCGGCACTGCCGAAAGGCCGAGGTTGAACGTCTTCCGCAGCTTAAAGCACATTTACGCGCAGATAATTAACGACGAAGAAGGACGAACACTGGTGGCGGCTTCGACCCTTGACCCAGCTATTCGTGACAGCGTTAATGGTTGCAATATAGAAGCAGCAGAAAAGGTTGGGGAGCTTATCGCAAAGAGGGCATTGGAGAAAGGGATAACCAAAGTTACCTTTGACAGGGGCGGATATCTGTACCACGGGCGAGTAAAAGCCCTAGCTGAAGCTGCAAGGCGTGCCGGTCTGGAATTCTAA
- the rplF gene encoding 50S ribosomal protein L6: MSRIGKKPIEIPKGVEVKIEGNVVTVKGPKGSITKEFHKDMQIFQEDNKIIVKRPSDEKEHKALHGLTRSLIANMVNGVVNGYEKTLVLEGVGYRANKQGNKLVLTVGYSHPVEIEAPKGIEFEVPAQNKIIVRGIDKELVGTTAARIRSVKEPEPYKGKGIRYENEIIRRKVGKAGGK, from the coding sequence ATGTCGCGGATAGGTAAAAAGCCCATAGAGATTCCGAAAGGCGTTGAAGTAAAGATTGAAGGAAACGTTGTTACCGTAAAGGGGCCTAAAGGATCTATAACAAAAGAGTTTCATAAGGACATGCAAATTTTTCAAGAAGACAACAAAATCATTGTAAAAAGGCCTTCTGACGAAAAAGAGCATAAAGCACTTCACGGCCTGACAAGAAGCCTAATTGCAAATATGGTAAACGGTGTGGTAAACGGTTATGAAAAGACATTAGTTTTAGAGGGCGTTGGTTACAGGGCCAATAAGCAGGGAAACAAATTGGTGCTCACCGTCGGTTATTCTCATCCAGTAGAAATAGAAGCGCCAAAGGGCATTGAATTTGAAGTGCCCGCACAGAACAAAATTATCGTGAGGGGTATAGACAAGGAACTGGTAGGCACAACCGCCGCCAGGATAAGGAGCGTAAAGGAACCTGAGCCCTACAAAGGCAAGGGTATAAGGTACGAAAATGAAATAATACGCCGCAAGGTTGGAAAAGCGGGAGGCAAATAA
- the rpsH gene encoding 30S ribosomal protein S8: protein MAVTDPIADLLTRIRNANNAGHPTVEVPCSKIKRAIVETLKNEGFIQDYEIIEDGKQGIIKIYLKYGPNKERVITGIKRISKPGLRIYVRKDQIPKVLGGLGIAILSTSKGIMTDKQARKEGVGGEVICYVW, encoded by the coding sequence ATGGCTGTTACCGATCCCATCGCAGATTTGCTGACACGCATTAGGAATGCCAATAATGCAGGGCACCCAACTGTAGAAGTTCCTTGCTCAAAAATAAAGAGGGCAATAGTTGAAACCCTCAAAAATGAAGGTTTTATTCAGGACTATGAAATCATTGAGGACGGCAAGCAGGGGATTATCAAGATTTATTTAAAATACGGCCCCAATAAGGAGAGAGTGATAACCGGCATAAAGAGGATTTCCAAGCCGGGCCTTAGAATATACGTAAGGAAGGACCAAATCCCTAAAGTGCTCGGAGGCTTAGGCATAGCCATTCTCTCTACATCAAAAGGAATAATGACCGACAAACAGGCGAGAAAAGAAGGAGTAGGCGGAGAAGTTATTTGCTACGTGTGGTAA
- a CDS encoding type Z 30S ribosomal protein S14 — MAKKSLIAKQKRPQKYSTRYYNRCRICGRPRAYLRKFGVCRLCFRVLAHRGEIPGVRKASW; from the coding sequence ATGGCGAAAAAATCACTAATAGCAAAACAGAAGAGGCCTCAGAAATACTCAACGAGATATTATAACCGCTGTAGGATATGTGGAAGACCACGGGCATATCTTAGGAAATTCGGAGTATGCCGACTTTGCTTTAGAGTTTTAGCCCATCGCGGTGAGATACCTGGCGTAAGAAAGGCAAGCTGGTAG
- the rplE gene encoding 50S ribosomal protein L5 gives MPRLREKYEKEVIPALMKKFNYKSVMQVPRLEKVVLNMGISDAKENPKAIESATRDLAMISGQKPVVTKAKKSIASFKIRKGMAIGAKVTLRGNRMYEFLDKLFNIALPRVRDFKGLSPDAFDGRGNYTLGIREQLIFPEIDYDKIDKIRGMDITIVTTAKTDEEARELLKGLGMPFAQ, from the coding sequence ATGCCCAGGCTGAGGGAAAAGTATGAAAAAGAAGTTATTCCAGCACTTATGAAGAAATTTAATTACAAAAGCGTTATGCAGGTTCCGCGCCTGGAAAAAGTTGTACTGAACATGGGTATAAGCGATGCAAAGGAAAATCCAAAAGCAATAGAGTCGGCTACAAGAGATTTAGCAATGATATCAGGGCAAAAGCCCGTAGTTACAAAAGCGAAAAAGTCCATAGCCTCATTCAAAATAAGAAAGGGTATGGCTATCGGGGCAAAGGTTACTCTAAGAGGAAACAGGATGTACGAATTCCTTGATAAACTATTTAACATAGCACTGCCGAGGGTAAGAGACTTCAAAGGCCTGTCGCCCGATGCTTTCGACGGCAGAGGCAACTATACTCTGGGCATAAGGGAACAGTTGATTTTCCCTGAGATAGATTATGATAAGATAGACAAAATCCGTGGGATGGATATTACCATAGTGACAACGGCCAAAACCGATGAAGAGGCCCGCGAACTTTTGAAGGGCTTGGGAATGCCCTTTGCGCAATAG
- the rplX gene encoding 50S ribosomal protein L24, whose translation MSKVHVKKGDTVLVLSGKDKGKKGKVLKVIAKKGVAIVEGVNMATKHQKPSPKNPQGGIVHKEMPLNTSKLMVVCNKCGLPTRIGHTFLADGTKVRTCKKCGEVIDSK comes from the coding sequence TTGTCGAAGGTCCACGTGAAAAAGGGTGATACAGTATTAGTGTTGTCGGGCAAGGATAAAGGCAAAAAAGGAAAGGTGCTCAAGGTAATAGCGAAAAAGGGTGTAGCTATAGTCGAAGGAGTAAACATGGCTACAAAGCACCAAAAACCTTCTCCCAAAAATCCCCAAGGCGGAATAGTGCATAAGGAAATGCCGCTTAATACATCAAAACTGATGGTTGTCTGCAACAAATGTGGGTTGCCTACGAGAATCGGGCATACTTTCCTAGCTGATGGCACAAAGGTCAGGACTTGCAAAAAATGCGGTGAGGTTATAGATAGCAAGTAG
- the rplN gene encoding 50S ribosomal protein L14 — protein sequence MIQVQTRLNVADNTGAKQIMCIRVLGGSNRKFAGLGDIIVASVKDAAPDGMVKKGDVVKAVIVRTKAPSRRPDGSYIRFDENAAVIINDDMNPRGTRIFGPVARELREKNFMRIISLAPEVL from the coding sequence ATGATTCAAGTTCAGACGAGGCTAAACGTGGCGGATAACACCGGCGCAAAGCAGATAATGTGCATTAGGGTTTTGGGCGGTTCTAACAGAAAGTTTGCCGGGTTGGGCGACATAATAGTAGCCTCGGTAAAAGATGCGGCACCAGATGGAATGGTAAAAAAAGGTGATGTAGTTAAAGCGGTCATAGTGAGGACAAAAGCCCCTTCAAGGCGCCCGGATGGCTCTTATATAAGATTTGATGAAAATGCGGCAGTTATAATAAATGATGACATGAACCCGAGGGGAACGCGTATTTTTGGACCGGTAGCACGCGAATTGAGGGAGAAGAATTTTATGAGGATTATTTCGCTCGCTCCAGAAGTCTTATAA
- the rpsQ gene encoding 30S ribosomal protein S17, whose protein sequence is MEERPKRKVRTGVVVSNKMDKTIVVAVESIIRHPLYGKTIKRTKKFKAHDEHNQCQIGDVVKIMETRPLSKTKRWRLVEIVKRAE, encoded by the coding sequence ATGGAAGAGAGGCCCAAAAGAAAGGTACGAACGGGAGTAGTAGTAAGCAATAAAATGGATAAAACTATAGTGGTGGCTGTCGAGTCTATAATACGTCATCCCCTTTACGGCAAAACAATAAAGCGCACAAAGAAATTTAAAGCTCACGATGAACACAACCAGTGCCAAATAGGTGATGTTGTAAAAATAATGGAAACAAGGCCGTTGAGCAAGACCAAGCGCTGGAGACTGGTGGAGATTGTAAAGCGTGCCGAGTAA